Proteins from a genomic interval of Kitasatospora kifunensis:
- a CDS encoding sensor histidine kinase — protein sequence MSMSPGEGAPFRGLWWWERRRSALLDAVLALLAAVECALGGYGLVHDRFHLGTGFAIAAAVIGALGGATLLVRRRWPTVPVLVSMILVPGLFGIVLLVVGLYTLCSTWTWPSGRRQVVAVTSVIFVETLGMVLFSMLTVEPQPGQQLPATWVFVLFSVLVAVGLTVSPVVGGLYIGARRRLVESLKDRALGLEAELDMLAERARERATRARLEERTRIAREMHDVVAHRVSLMVVHAGAVERIATRDPQKAMQSAKLMAETGRQALDELREILGVLRMSEEVPVESPLGLTELPRLIDQSKAAGMHVTLTVSGDRQPYRGDAEQTAYRVVQEGLTNAHKHAGGARVSVLLAYVPNGVRVAVVNESPGAGEQVRLPSGGNGLVGMEERVRALGGSFTAGPRQEGGFRVEALLPSRLAQRADRLG from the coding sequence ATGAGCATGTCGCCTGGGGAGGGCGCACCGTTCCGCGGCTTGTGGTGGTGGGAGCGGCGGCGCAGTGCGCTGCTGGACGCGGTGTTGGCCCTGCTGGCCGCCGTGGAGTGCGCGCTGGGCGGCTACGGGCTGGTCCACGACCGGTTCCACCTGGGTACCGGCTTCGCGATCGCGGCCGCGGTGATCGGCGCGCTCGGCGGAGCCACTCTGCTGGTGCGGCGGCGCTGGCCGACCGTGCCGGTGCTGGTCTCGATGATCCTGGTCCCCGGTCTGTTCGGGATCGTGCTGCTGGTGGTCGGGCTCTACACGCTCTGCTCCACCTGGACCTGGCCCTCGGGGCGCCGGCAGGTGGTGGCGGTCACCTCGGTGATCTTCGTGGAGACGCTGGGCATGGTGCTCTTCTCGATGCTCACGGTGGAGCCGCAGCCGGGCCAGCAACTGCCGGCCACCTGGGTCTTCGTGCTGTTCTCGGTGCTGGTGGCGGTCGGGCTGACCGTTTCGCCGGTGGTCGGCGGTCTCTACATCGGTGCCCGGCGTCGGCTGGTCGAGTCGCTCAAGGACCGTGCGCTGGGCCTGGAGGCGGAGCTGGACATGCTCGCCGAGCGGGCCAGGGAGCGGGCCACCCGGGCCCGGCTCGAGGAGCGCACCCGGATCGCCCGCGAGATGCACGACGTGGTGGCGCACCGGGTCAGCCTGATGGTGGTGCACGCGGGCGCGGTGGAGCGGATCGCCACCCGGGACCCGCAGAAGGCGATGCAGAGCGCCAAGTTGATGGCCGAGACCGGTCGGCAGGCGCTGGACGAGCTGCGCGAGATCCTCGGCGTGCTGCGGATGAGCGAGGAGGTGCCGGTGGAGAGCCCACTCGGGCTGACCGAGCTGCCGCGGCTGATCGACCAGTCCAAGGCGGCCGGGATGCACGTCACCCTGACGGTCAGCGGCGACCGCCAGCCGTACCGCGGGGATGCCGAGCAGACCGCCTACCGGGTGGTCCAGGAGGGGCTGACCAACGCGCACAAGCACGCCGGCGGGGCGCGGGTCAGCGTGCTGCTGGCCTATGTGCCCAACGGGGTGCGGGTGGCCGTGGTGAACGAGAGCCCGGGCGCTGGCGAGCAGGTCAGGCTGCCCAGCGGTGGCAACGGGCTGGTCGGCATGGAGGAGCGGGTGCGGGCGCTGGGCGGCAGCTTCACGGCCGGGCCGCGGCAGGAGGGCGGCTTCCGGGTGGAGGCGCTGCTGCCCTCGCGGCTGGCGCAGCGGGCCGACCGGCTGGGCTGA